The Clostridia bacterium nucleotide sequence CCTTTTTTTATGGCAAGAGATTACTGCGGCTGGTACATGCCGTGGGCCTGCATGTACTGGAACAGTCCTTCGCCGTGCTGCTGCTCTTCTTTTTGAATGTGATTGAGGATGGCCCGTCTTTGCGGGCAGGTAAACTCAAAGATAGCCGTATTATAAGCACCGGAGACGTATTTTTCCGTCATCAAGAGGTCCGTCAGCAGGGCCGCATCCTGCGGCCGGGCTTGGTTAAAAGCGGCTGTTTGCGGCTGGGGCTGGGATTGGGGTTGTTGCTGCGATTGGTTCACGGGAGGAACCTGCCCCGCCAGCAGTTGGTTAATGGTGTTTAGGTGCTGCCGTTCTTGTTCGGCATAACTGTTGAGCAGCTGTTTTAGTTGAGGATCCTGCACTTGGGCGGCGTAAGTTTGGTATTTTTGGATACAGATCTCCTCATGCTTCTTTTGATCTTCCAGCAACATTCTTTCTTTCTGGGTTAATGGTTGGGTCATAAATCGAGACACCTCCTAATTCTAGTGTTTACGAATTAATCTGAAATATGTATTTGCTGAAACATCAAAAAGATGTCATTAATACCCAGTTTTTGCACATTGAATAAGACCCAAATTGATTCTATAATGGTACTGATAATGGCTGAAAATACCCCCCACAGGCGGCGGGGTTTTCCTTTTTCTCAGCCAATCGCCTTCTTATTTCCAGCGCAGGAAATCCATGTTAGATCATGAGAATTCTGTAGCAAGGGGGTGGATAAGCAGGGCGGCGGTGTTTTTTTTTGGTCGTATGCTTGTTTTAAGGATGGAATGAAAATCAGGAGGGGGAACTCATGTTAAAAAACAGAAAAATAAGTTTGGTAGTATCACTTTTGGTAATGATCAGTTTCCTGCTGGCCGGTTGTGGTGGCCAAGGCTCCAACAACCAGCAAGGCGGCGGTGAAACAGCGGAGGCGGTTATTACTTACAACTTAGGTACGGAGCCGGAAACCCTGGACCTGGCCAAGGCCACCGGTAAACCGGAAGCCACCATCCAGATGGCTCTGTACGAAGGTTTAACCCGTTTAGATGCGAACAACCAGCCCATCCCGGGTATGGCCGAGAGATGGGAGATTTCCGATGACGGTTTAACCTATACTTTCTACCTCAGAGACGCGAAATGGTCCAACGGCGATCCGGTGACGGCCTATGATTTTGAGTACGCTTGGATCAGGCTGTTGGAACCCGCCACGGCTGCTGAGTACTGCTATCAGCTCTTCTATGTGAAGAACGGTGAAGCGTTCAATGCAGGTGAGGTAACTGCCGACCAAGTAGGCGTCAAAGCACTGGATGAGAAGACCTTGCAAGTCGTTTTGGAAAGTCCCACCCCTTACTTCCTCAGTCTGACCGCTTTCCCCAACTTGTATCCGGTTCATAAAGCCACTGTGGAAGCGGATCCGGAAAACTGGGCCGGCGCTATGGAAACCTTGATTTGCAACGGGCCTTTCATGCCGGTGAACTGGGAACACCACCAGAAATTTGAAATGGTGAAAAACCCCAATTACTGGGCTGCCGATGACGTGAAAATCGATCGCTTGGTCTTCACCATGGTTGAATCCGAGACAACAGAATTGGCCATGTTTGACGCAGGGCAAATCGACATTGCCGAAAACCCGCCCATTGAAGAAATCCCGCGGTTGCTGTCGGAGGGTACCGCACAGTTATTCCCCGATTTATCCGTCTACTACTATATGTTTAACGTGGAAAAAGAACCCTTTAACGATCCCAGGGTGAGGAAGGCCTTTGCCATGGCTATTGACCGCCAGGCTTTGATTGACAACGTCACTCAAGCCAGCCAAATGCCCGCTTTTGCCATGGTGCCTTACGGTATTCCCGATGCCAAACCCGGCGATGACTTCCGGGAAGTAGGCGGCGACTACTTCAAAGAAGATTTAGAAGAAGCGAAGCGCCTCCTGGCCGAAGCCGGTTATCCGGACGGCAAAGGGCTGCCTGAAATCAAGATCCTGTACAATACCAACGAAGCACACCAGAAAATTGCCGAAGCCATCATGGAAATGTGGAAGA carries:
- a CDS encoding spore coat protein; amino-acid sequence: MTQPLTQKERMLLEDQKKHEEICIQKYQTYAAQVQDPQLKQLLNSYAEQERQHLNTINQLLAGQVPPVNQSQQQPQSQPQPQTAAFNQARPQDAALLTDLLMTEKYVSGAYNTAIFEFTCPQRRAILNHIQKEEQQHGEGLFQYMQAHGMYQPQ
- a CDS encoding peptide ABC transporter substrate-binding protein encodes the protein MLKNRKISLVVSLLVMISFLLAGCGGQGSNNQQGGGETAEAVITYNLGTEPETLDLAKATGKPEATIQMALYEGLTRLDANNQPIPGMAERWEISDDGLTYTFYLRDAKWSNGDPVTAYDFEYAWIRLLEPATAAEYCYQLFYVKNGEAFNAGEVTADQVGVKALDEKTLQVVLESPTPYFLSLTAFPNLYPVHKATVEADPENWAGAMETLICNGPFMPVNWEHHQKFEMVKNPNYWAADDVKIDRLVFTMVESETTELAMFDAGQIDIAENPPIEEIPRLLSEGTAQLFPDLSVYYYMFNVEKEPFNDPRVRKAFAMAIDRQALIDNVTQASQMPAFAMVPYGIPDAKPGDDFREVGGDYFKEDLEEAKRLLAEAGYPDGKGLPEIKILYNTNEAHQKIAEAIMEMWKKNLGVENISLTNQEWGVYLNSRKTGDYQVARAGWAADYTDAMTFLDMWTTGNGNNQTNWGSPEYDALIREAKMNPDPEARVKAMHDAEAILMEEMPVLPIYFYTNVNMYKPWVKGVVVPMVGGYQEFRWAYVEK